From the genome of Canis lupus familiaris isolate Mischka breed German Shepherd chromosome 8, alternate assembly UU_Cfam_GSD_1.0, whole genome shotgun sequence, one region includes:
- the ADCY4 gene encoding adenylate cyclase type 4 isoform X7 yields the protein MLPLGMRDATAAGLASSLSHLVVLGLYLGPQPDSQPALLPQLAANAVLFLCGNVAGAYHKALMERALRATFREALRSLHSRRRLDTEKKHQEHLLLSILPAYLAREMKAEIMARLQAGQGSRPESTNNFHSLYVKRHQGVSVLYADIVGFTRLASECSPKELVLMLNELFGKFDQIAKVRGGLPPYPGPFKCSTLESPFQGKLLTPKIPVPFQSPCIPMEDIPMEVGNPLKQPQEHECMRIKILGDCYYCVSGLPLSLPDHAINCVRMGLDMCRAIRKLRAATGVDINMRVGVHSGSVLCGVIGLQKWQYDVWSHDVTLANHMEAGGVPGRVHITGATLALLAGAYAVEDAAMEHRDPYLRELGEPTYLVIDPRAEEEDEKGTAGGLLSSLEGPKMRPSVLMTRYLESWGAAKPFAHLSHLESPVSTSTPLPEKTLASFSPQWSLDRSRTPRGLDDDLDTGDAKFFQVIEQLNSQKQWKQSKDFNPLTLYFREKELEKEYRLSALPAFKYYAACTFLVFISNFVIQMLVTNRPPALAITYSITFFLFLLLLFVCFSEHLTRCVLKGPKMLHWLPTLSGLVATRPGLRIALGTATILLVFVMAVTSLFFLPAASNCPFRAPNVSSVAFNLSWELPGSLPLISIPYSMHCCVLGFLSCSLFLHMSFELKLLLLLLWLGASCSLFLHSHAWLSDCLISHLYPDPLDSRPGVLKEPKLMGAISFFIFFFTLLVLARQNEYYCRLDFLWKKKLRQEQEETETMENLTRLLLENVLPAHVAPQFIGQNRRNEDLYHQSYECVCVLFASVPDFKEFYSESNINHEGLECLRLLNEIIADFDEAWGWASEREEGESKKAWGHSLLSVQLLSKPKFSGVEKIKTIGSTYMAATGLNATSGQDAQQDDERSCSHLGTMVEFAVALGSKLDVINKHSFNNFRLRVGLNHGPVVAGVIGAQKPQYDIWGNTVNVASRMESTGVLGKIQVTEETAQVLQSLGYTCYSRGIIKVKGKGQLCTYFLNTDLTRTGPPSATLG from the exons CTGGCAGCAAACGCGGTGTTGTTCCTGTGTGGGAATGTGGCCGGAGCGTACCACAAGGCGCTGATGGAGCGTGCGCTGCGCGCCACATTCCGGGAGGCACTTCGTTCGCTGCATTCGCGCCGGCGGCTGGACACGGAGAAGAAGCACCAG GAACACCTTCTCTTGTCCATCCTTCCTGCCTACTTGGCTcgagagatgaaggcagagatcatgGCCCGGCTTCAGGCTGGACAGGGGTCACGGCCAGAGAGCACCAACAACTTCCATAGCCTCTATGTCAAGAGACACCAAGGAGTTAG CGTGCTCTATGCTGACATCGTGGGCTTCACACGACTGGCCAGTGAGTGCTCCCCTAAGGAGTTGGTGCTCATGCTCAACGAGCTCTTTGGCAAGTTCGACCAGATTGCCAAGGTCAGAGGGGGCCTCCCTCCCTACCCAGGGCCCTTCAAATGCTCCACCCTGGAGAGCCCCTTCCAAGGGAAACTCCTGACACCTAAGATCCCAGTCCCATTTCAGAGCCCATGTATCCCAATGGAAGATATTCCAATGGAAGTAGGAAACCCTCTCAAACAACCCCAG GAGCATGAATGCATGCGGATCAAGATCCTGGGAGACTGTTACTACTGTGTCTCTGGGCTACCGCTCTCCCTGCCAGACCACGCCATCAACTGTGTGCGCATGGGGCTGGACATGTGCCGGGCCATCAG GAAACTCCGGGCAGCCACCGGCGTGGACATCAACATGCGTGTGGGGGTGCATTCAGGCAGTGTGCTCTGCGGAGTCATCGGGCTGCAGAAGTGGCAGTATGATGTCTGGTCCCATGATGTCACCCTGGCCAACCACATGGAGGCGGGTGGCGTGCCAGG aaGAGTACATATTACAGGAGCTACCCTGGCCCTGCTGGCAGGGGCTTATGCTGTGGAGGACGCAGCCATGGAACACCGAGACCCATACCTTCGGGAGCTAGGGGAGCCTACCTACCTAGTCATCGATCCCCGG GCTGAGGAAGAGGATGAGAAGGGCACTGCAGGAGGGTTGCTATCCTCTCTCGAGGGCCCCAAAATGCGTCCCTCAGTGCTGATGACCCGCTACCTGGAGTCCTGGGGCGCAGCCAAGCCTTTTgcccacctgagccacctagagaGCCCCGTGtccacctccacccctctcccG GAGAAGACGCTGGCCTCCTTCAGCCCCCAGTGGAGCCTGGACCG GAGCCGTACCCCCCGGGGACTAGATGATGACCTGGACACTGGGGACGCCAAGTTCTTCCAGGTCATCGAacagctcaactctcagaa ACAGTGGAAGCAGTCAAAGGACTTCAACCCACTGACACTGTACTTCAGagagaaggagctggagaaagag TATCGACTCTCTGCACTCCCTGCCTTCAAATACTATGCAGCCTGCACCTTCCTGGTTTTCATCTCCAATTTTGTCATCCAGATGCTGGTGACCAACAG GCCTCCAGCTCTGGCCATCACCTATAGCAtcaccttcttcctcttcctcctcctcctcttcgtcTGCTTCTCAGAACACCTGACG AGGTGTGTCTTGAAAGGCCCCAAGATGCTGCACTGGCTGCCCACACTGTCTGGCTTGGTGGCCACCCGGCCTGGACTGCGAATTGCCCTGGGCACTGCCACCATCCTCCTCGTTTTTGTCATGGCTGTTACCAGCCTG TTCTTCTTACCGGCAGCATCGAACTGTCCTTTCCGGGCTCCCAATGTGTCCTCCGTGGCTTTCAACCTCTCCTGGGAActccctgggtccctgcctctcaTCAGCATCCCA TACTCTATGCACTGCTGCGTGCTGGGGTTCCTGTCCTGCTCCCTCTTCCTGCACATGAGCTTCGAGCTGAagttgctgctgcttctgctgtgGCTGGGGGCTTCCTGCTCCCTCTTCCTGCACTCCCATGCCTGGCTGTCCGACTGCCTCATCTCCCACCTCTATCCGGATCCCTTGGACTCCAG GCCAGGGGTACTGAAGGAGCCCAAACTGATGGGAGCTatctccttcttcatcttcttcttcacCCTCCTTGTCCTGGCTCGGCAG AATGAGTATTACTGCCGCCTGGACTTCCTGTGGAAGAAGAAGCTgcggcaggagcaggaggagacagagacaaTGGAGAACCTGACTCGGCTGCTGTTGGAGAACGTGCTCCCTGCTCACGTGGCCCCCCAGTTCATTGGTCAGAACCGGCGCAACGAG GACCTCTACCACCAGTCCTACGAGTGTGTCTGTGTCCTCTTCGCCTCAGTTCCAGACTTTAAGGAGTTTTACTCTGAATCCAACATCAACCATGAGGGTCTAGAGTGCCTGCGGCTGCTCAATGAGATAATTGCTGATTTTGATGAG gcctggggctgggcttctgagagggaggagggagagagcaagaaagcctGGGGACACAGCCTCCTTTCTGTACAGCTGCTCTCAAAGCCCAAGTTTAGTGGGGTGGAGAAGATCAAAACCATTGGCAGCACCTACATGGCAGCTACAGGCTTAAATGCCACCTCTGGACAGGACGCACAGCAG GATGATGAGCGAAGCTGCAGCCACCTGGGCACCATGGTGGAGTTTGCAGTGGCCCTTGGATCAAAGCTGGATGTCATCAATAAGCACTCATTTAACAACTTCCGCTTACGTGTGG GGTTGAACCATGGACCTGTAGTGGCTGGAGTGATTGGGGCCCAGAAGCCACAGTATGACATCTGGGGCAACACGGTGAATGTGGCCAGCCGCATGGAAAGTACAGGAGTTCTGGGCAAGATCCAA GTGACTGAAGAGACAGCGCAGGTGCTGCAGTCCTTAGGCTATACCTGCTACAGCCGGGGCATCATCAAAGTCAAAGGCAAAGGGCAGCTCTGCACCTACTTCCTGAACACAGATTTGACGCGAACTGGCCCTCCCTCGGCCACCCTAGGCTGA